A stretch of Aythya fuligula isolate bAytFul2 chromosome 1, bAytFul2.pri, whole genome shotgun sequence DNA encodes these proteins:
- the ACE2 gene encoding LOW QUALITY PROTEIN: angiotensin-converting enzyme 2 (The sequence of the model RefSeq protein was modified relative to this genomic sequence to represent the inferred CDS: deleted 1 base in 1 codon) has translation MLAHVLLLCGLSAVVIPQDVTNQAKMFLAEFNVRAEDINYENSLASWDYNTNITEETATKMNEAGAKWSAFYEEASRNASNFPLSDIQDPLLRLQIQSLQDKGSSVLSPEKYSRLNTVLNTMSTIYSTGTVCKTTAPFDCMVLEPGLDSIMANSIDYHERLWAWEGWRADVGRMMRPLYEEYVELKNEAAKLNGYADYGDYWRANYEADYPEEYKYSRDQLVQDVEKTFEQIKPLYQQLHAYVRHRLEQAYGSQFISSTGCLPAHLLGDMWGRFWTNLYPLTVPYPAKPNIDVTDAMVQKNWDAVKIFKAAEAFFSSIGLYNMTEGFWKNSMLTEPTDNRKVVCHPTAWDMGKNDYRIKMCTKVTMDDFLTAHHEMGHIEYDMAYSVQPFLLRDGANEGFHEAVGEIMSLSAATPQHLKSLDLLEPAFQEDEETEINFLLKQALTIVGTMPFTYMLEKWRWMVFRGEITKQEWMKQWWEMKRDIVGVVEPVPHDETYCDPAALFHVANDYSFIRYYTRTIYQFQFHEALCKAANHTGPLHKCDITNSTAAGESLRGLLELGRSKPWTQALESLTGEKYMNATPLLHYFEPLFNWLQKNNSVRYIGWNTDWTPYSENAIKVRISLKAAGQTYEWDKSELFLFKSSIAYAMRKYFAEKQQLIDFEATDVHVWEETQRVSFYITVSMPGNVSNIVPKADVESAISMSRGRINEAFRLDDNTLEFVGIVPTLAAPYEPPVTIWLIIFGVVISLVVIGVIVLIISGQRDRKKKAKGREREAESNCEANPYDDDGKSNKGFELSEETQTSF, from the exons ATGTTGGCTCACGTCTTGCTTCTCTGTGGTCTGAGCGCTGTTGTGATCCCACAGGATGTCACAAATCAAGCCAAAATGTTTCTGGCAGAGTTCAATGTGAGGGCAGAAGACATCAACTATGAAAACTCCCTTGCCTCATGGGACTACAACACCAACATTACTGAGGAGACCGCCACAAAGATG AACGAGGCGGGTGCCAAGTGGTCTGCATTTTACGAGGAGGCCTCCAGGAATGCCAGCAACTTCCCACTATCTGACATCCAGGATCCTCTCCTCAGGCTCCAGATCCAGTCTCTCCAGGACAAGGGATCCTCCGTGCTGTCAccagaaaaatacagcagg CTGAACACCGTGCTAAATACAATGAGTACCATCTACAGCACTGGGACTGTCTGCAAAACCACCGCACCATTCGACTGCATGGTGCTGGAGCCAG GTCTGGATTCTATTATGGCCAACAGCATAGATTACCATGAAAGACTGTGGGCATGGGAAGGCTGGAGAGCTGATGTTGGCAGGATGATGAGACCATTATATGAAGAGTATGTTGAACTTAAAAATGAGGCTGCAAAGCTTAATG GTTATGCTGACTATGGAGATTACTGGAGGGCAAATTATGAAGCAGATTACCCAGAAGAGTATAAATACAGCCGTGACCAGCTTGTTCAAGATGTGGAGAAGACATTTGAGCAG ATAAAACCGCTGTACCAGCAGCTACATGCCTACGTGAGGCACCGTCTGGAGCAGGCCTACGGCTCCCAGTTCATCAGCTCCACAGGATGCCTCCCCGCTCATTTGCTGG gTGATATGTGGGGTAGATTTTGGACAAATCTGTATCCCTTGACTGTTCCCTATCCAGCCAAACCAAACATTGATGTAACTGATGCAATGGTTCAAAAG aactgggatgcagtgaaaatattcaaagctgCTGAGGCCTTCTTCAGCTCCATTGGCCTCTACAACATGACTGAGGGCTTCTGGAAAAACTCCATGCTCACAGAGCCGACTGACAACAGGAAGGTTGTCTGCCATCCTACAGCATGGGATATGGGCAAAAATGACTACAG GATCAAGATGTGCACCAAAGTGACCATGGATGACTTCCTGACGGCGCACCATGAGATGGGCCACATCGAGTACGACATGGCATACTCTGTGCAGCCCTTCCTGCTGCGGGACGGGGCCAACGAGGGCTTCCATGAAGCAGTAGGTGAAATTATGTCACTTTCTGCAGCTACGCCACAGCACCTGAAATCTCTCGACCTCCTAGAGCCAGCTTTCCAAGAGGATGaag aaactgaaatcaaCTTTCTGCTCAAACAAGCACTAACGATTGTTGGAACAATGCCTTTTACTTACATGCTGGAGAAGTGGAGGTGGATGGTTTTTAGGGGCGAGATTACAAAGCAGGAATGGATGAAGCAGTGGTGGGAGATGAA GAGAGACATAGTTGGTGTTGTTGAACCAGTCCCTCATGATGAGACGTACTGCGACCCTGCTGCACTGTTCCATGTGGCCAATGATTATTCATTCATAAG GTATTACACCCGGACCATTTACCAGTTCCAGTTCCATGAGGCACTTTGCAAAGCGGCCAACCACACCGGCCCTCTTCACAAGTGCGACATCACCAATTCCACAGCAGCTGGTGAGAGTCTGAG AGGATTGCTTGAATTAGGCAGATCTAAGCCCTGGACTCAAGCACTGGAAAGCTTAACAGGAGAGAAGTACATGAATGCAACACCTCTACTCCATTACTTCGAACCTTTATTTAACtggctgcaa aaaaacaattctgtcAGATACATTGGCTGGAATACAGACTGGACTCCAT ATTCTGAAAATGCCATCAAAGTACGCATCAGCCTGAAAGCAGCAGGCCAGACG TATGAGTGGGATAAAAGTGAGCTCTTCTTGTTCAAGTCATCCATCGCCTATGCCATGAGGAAATACTTCGCAGAAAAGCAGCAACTCATCGACTTCGA GGCTACAGACGTGCATGTTTGGGAAGAGACGCAAAGGGTCTCCTTCTACATTACTGTCAGCATGCCAGGTAATGTCAGCAATATTGTGCCCAAAGCTGACGTGGAAAGTGCCATCAG CATGTCTCGAGGACGAATCAATGAGGCTTTCAGGCTGGATGATAACACGCTGGAGTTTGTGGGCATCGTTCCAACCCTGGCCGCACCTTATGAACCACCAGTCACCATCTGGTTAATTATATTTGGAGTGGTCATTAGCCTGGTTGTCATTGGAGTTATTGTCTTGATCATCAGTGGACAGAGAGATCGGAAAAA GAAGGcgaaaggaagagagagagaagcagaatcAAACTGTGAAGCGAACCCTTATGATGATGATGGAAAAAGCAACAAGGGATTTGAACTATCTGAAGAGACACAAACATCATTTTAG